A region from the Cryptosporangium arvum DSM 44712 genome encodes:
- a CDS encoding isoamylase early set domain-containing protein yields MLKRTPLKDSKTKITFTLPMDETTPSVSVVGDFNGWQPGKHELTPRRNGTRSVTLTLPSGTHHFRYLGTGGLWLDDAEADGIDSTGSVLVV; encoded by the coding sequence GTGCTCAAGCGCACACCGCTGAAGGATTCCAAGACCAAGATCACGTTCACCTTGCCGATGGACGAGACGACGCCGTCGGTGAGCGTCGTCGGCGACTTCAACGGGTGGCAGCCCGGCAAGCACGAGCTGACCCCGCGCCGGAACGGAACCCGCAGCGTGACGCTCACGCTGCCGTCCGGCACCCACCATTTCCGGTACCTCGGCACCGGTGGGCTGTGGCTCGACGACGCCGAGGCCGACGGCATCGACTCGACGGGCAGCGTCCTGGTGGTTTGA
- a CDS encoding MalY/PatB family protein, whose translation MDLWADLDELRQRRSEKWRRYPADVLPLFVAEMDTKLSSSIRSALDAALDVSDTGYAQPDALPAAYAGFAGRRWGWHPDPAAMALMPDVARAARTAIELVSSPGDSVVINPPVYPPFFEWLEMTGRRLVSVPLRSGRLDLSGLEAAFAGGARVYLLCNPQNPTGTVHTREELTEVSSLAAEFGVTVISDEIHAPLTLGEARFTPYLSLEGTGDAYAAVSTSKAWNLAGLKAALLVGGELAGIPEDTVSSTGHLGVIASIAALTSGDAWLDSLRAELDVNRRWLASALAELGVGYHTPDATYLAWLDLRDHGLGDDPAPVVLERGRVALYRGLDFGPEGAGFVRLNFATAPEILAEAVDRLGRALLTTGRRPGRT comes from the coding sequence ATGGATCTCTGGGCTGATCTCGACGAACTCCGGCAGCGGCGGAGCGAGAAGTGGCGGCGGTACCCGGCTGACGTGCTGCCGCTGTTCGTCGCGGAGATGGACACGAAGCTGTCTTCGTCGATCCGATCAGCTCTCGATGCGGCCTTGGACGTCTCCGACACCGGGTACGCGCAACCGGATGCGCTGCCCGCGGCCTACGCCGGTTTTGCCGGGCGGCGGTGGGGCTGGCATCCCGACCCGGCCGCGATGGCGCTGATGCCCGACGTCGCCCGAGCGGCGCGGACCGCGATCGAACTGGTGTCGTCACCGGGTGACTCGGTGGTGATCAACCCACCGGTGTACCCGCCGTTCTTCGAGTGGCTCGAGATGACCGGGCGACGCCTGGTGTCGGTGCCGCTGCGGTCGGGACGGCTCGATCTGTCCGGACTGGAGGCGGCGTTCGCCGGCGGCGCGCGCGTGTACCTGCTGTGCAACCCGCAGAACCCGACCGGCACCGTGCACACGCGTGAGGAGCTCACCGAGGTGTCGTCGCTGGCCGCCGAGTTCGGCGTCACGGTGATCTCGGACGAGATCCACGCGCCGCTGACGCTCGGCGAGGCCCGCTTCACCCCGTACCTGTCGTTGGAGGGCACCGGTGACGCGTACGCCGCGGTGTCGACGTCGAAGGCGTGGAACCTGGCCGGTCTGAAGGCCGCGCTGCTGGTCGGAGGGGAGCTCGCGGGCATTCCGGAGGACACGGTGTCCTCGACCGGGCACCTCGGGGTGATCGCGTCGATCGCGGCGCTGACCTCCGGCGACGCGTGGCTCGACTCTCTCCGCGCCGAACTGGACGTGAACCGGCGGTGGCTGGCGTCGGCGCTGGCCGAACTGGGCGTGGGCTACCACACGCCGGACGCGACGTACCTGGCGTGGCTGGACCTCCGCGACCACGGGCTCGGCGACGACCCCGCTCCGGTGGTGCTGGAGCGGGGCCGGGTGGCGCTCTACCGGGGCCTGGATTTCGGCCCGGAGGGCGCCGGTTTCGTGCGTCTGAACTTCGCGACCGCACCCGAGATCCTCGCCGAAGCGGTGGACCGCCTGGGCCGGGCCCTGCTCACGACAGGACGCCGTCCAGGACGGACATGA
- a CDS encoding menaquinone biosynthetic enzyme MqnA/MqnD family protein — MRQDAPRRPRVGHIQFLNCLPIYYGLVRTGALLDVDLTKDTPDNLNDALVRGDLDIGPISLVEYLRNADQLLLLPDIAVGSDGPVLSVNVVSQRPLGELDGRRVALGSTSRTSVLLARMLLAERYGVRPDYYVCPPDLGVMMQEAEAGVLIGDAALRALYEGPAMGLTVTDLGAAWREWSGLPMVFAVWAVRRDFAERHPGQVKDVHDAFLRSRDLCLTQIDDVAADAARWEVFDAATLANYFRTLDFSLGARQVQGLSAFAAKAAAAGEAPPLPASGPEFVEL, encoded by the coding sequence GTGAGACAGGACGCGCCGCGACGCCCCCGGGTCGGACACATCCAGTTCCTGAACTGCCTGCCGATCTACTACGGGCTGGTCCGGACCGGTGCCCTGCTCGACGTCGATCTGACCAAGGACACCCCCGACAACCTGAACGACGCGCTGGTGCGCGGTGACCTCGACATCGGGCCGATCAGCCTGGTCGAGTACCTGCGCAACGCCGACCAGCTGTTACTGCTGCCCGACATCGCGGTCGGGTCGGACGGTCCGGTGCTGTCGGTGAACGTCGTCTCGCAGCGGCCGCTCGGCGAGTTGGACGGGCGGCGGGTCGCGCTGGGCTCGACCAGCCGCACCAGCGTGCTGCTGGCGCGGATGCTGCTGGCCGAGCGTTACGGCGTCCGGCCGGACTACTACGTGTGCCCGCCCGACCTGGGCGTGATGATGCAGGAGGCCGAGGCCGGCGTGCTGATCGGCGACGCCGCGCTCCGGGCGCTCTACGAGGGCCCCGCGATGGGGTTGACCGTGACCGACCTCGGTGCGGCCTGGCGGGAGTGGAGCGGCCTGCCGATGGTGTTCGCCGTGTGGGCGGTGCGGCGCGACTTCGCCGAGCGGCACCCCGGCCAGGTGAAGGACGTGCACGACGCGTTCCTGCGCTCGCGCGACCTGTGCCTGACGCAGATCGACGACGTCGCGGCCGACGCCGCCCGCTGGGAGGTGTTCGACGCGGCCACGCTCGCGAACTACTTCCGGACGCTCGACTTCTCGCTGGGGGCCCGGCAGGTGCAGGGGCTCAGCGCGTTCGCCGCGAAAGCGGCCGCGGCCGGGGAGGCGCCGCCGCTGCCCGCGAGCGGCCCGGAGTTCGTCGAGCTGTAG
- the mqnE gene encoding aminofutalosine synthase MqnE, with amino-acid sequence MDSGLKREIEQKVRAGERLSYDDGVALYACDDLAWLGGLAHEVRTAKNGETVVFNVNRHLNMTNVCSASCAYCSFQRKPGEKDAYTMRIEEAVRLAKDMESEGLTELHIVNGLHPNLPWRYYPRSLRALKEVLPDVSLKAFTATEIHWFEKISGLSADEILDELIDAGLESLTGGGAEIFDEEIRRQIVDHDTHWEDWSRIHRLAHSKGLKTPCTMLYGHIEEPRHRVDHVLRLRELQDETGGFQVFIPLRYQHDGAKPADGKIRNRLEERTQMASPAESLKTFAVSRLLFDNVPHVKCFWVMHGLSLAQLSLNFGVDDLDGSVVEYKITHDADGYGTPNTMHREGLLDLIRDAGFTPVERNTRYEVVREYEGPTPLAERRREPQPMWS; translated from the coding sequence ATGGATTCCGGCCTCAAACGTGAGATCGAGCAGAAGGTACGAGCCGGTGAGCGGCTCTCCTACGACGACGGCGTCGCGCTCTACGCCTGCGATGACCTCGCCTGGCTCGGCGGTCTGGCGCACGAGGTCCGCACCGCGAAGAACGGCGAGACCGTCGTCTTCAACGTCAACCGCCACCTGAACATGACGAACGTCTGTTCCGCCTCGTGCGCGTACTGCTCTTTCCAGCGCAAGCCGGGGGAGAAGGACGCCTACACGATGCGTATCGAGGAGGCGGTGCGGCTCGCGAAGGACATGGAGTCCGAGGGCCTCACCGAGCTGCACATCGTCAACGGCCTGCACCCGAACCTGCCGTGGCGTTACTACCCGCGCTCGCTGCGTGCGCTCAAAGAGGTCCTGCCCGACGTCTCGCTGAAGGCGTTCACCGCGACCGAGATCCACTGGTTCGAGAAGATCTCCGGGCTCTCGGCCGACGAGATCCTCGACGAGCTGATCGACGCCGGCCTGGAGTCGCTCACCGGCGGCGGCGCGGAGATCTTCGACGAGGAGATCCGCCGGCAGATCGTCGACCACGACACCCACTGGGAAGACTGGTCGCGGATCCACCGGCTGGCGCACTCCAAGGGCCTCAAGACGCCCTGCACGATGCTCTACGGCCACATCGAGGAGCCGCGCCACCGCGTCGACCACGTGCTGCGCCTTCGTGAGCTGCAGGACGAGACCGGTGGGTTCCAGGTCTTCATCCCGCTGCGCTACCAGCACGACGGCGCGAAGCCGGCCGACGGCAAGATCCGCAACCGGCTCGAGGAGCGCACGCAGATGGCGTCGCCCGCGGAGTCGTTGAAGACGTTCGCGGTCTCCCGGCTGCTGTTCGACAACGTGCCGCACGTGAAGTGCTTCTGGGTGATGCACGGGCTGTCGCTGGCCCAGCTGTCGCTGAACTTCGGCGTCGACGACCTGGACGGCTCGGTCGTCGAGTACAAGATCACTCACGACGCCGACGGGTACGGCACGCCGAACACGATGCACCGCGAGGGCCTGCTCGACCTCATCCGCGACGCCGGGTTCACGCCGGTGGAGCGGAACACCCGCTACGAGGTGGTGCGCGAGTACGAGGGCCCGACGCCGCTGGCCGAGCGTCGTCGTGAGCCGCAGCCGATGTGGAGCTGA
- a CDS encoding NlpC/P60 family protein, whose amino-acid sequence MSIAVGTALTLLAGGGAAWGDVPAGVHALNHQLAPVRPAEPRDEKPLRVLGVPTGTTNSVMARTGRHHGPNEPITTRIARASAAAEAVAERLTEARAALDTLVRAQIQATVTLTLARTSTEQAESAAATWTRESFIAQASRPEGLVADPRTGMLGRPTAVLDLEAAEAQQRTATDAADRATAAVTAQRAHVATIQRDLDARAAELHRLRAARASALLEADRQRDAVEAALARKYLRDADGAAGKAAASAVNFALAQRGKPYEWGAEGPERFDCSGLVQTAYATADVTLPRTARPQYRMTKPVPVTALLPGDLLFFATDHSDWNTIHHVGVYLGRGLMVHAPTTGDVVRVAPVWWSEFFAAGRVVPGRPGHWSPAVDLRPDAPVRATARRPRVVTPKEPAPIDPATATPMVEQPKSPSPSPSEVPADAEGHTASSGRSKLARVDADGSGSGSGRTAARGGATDRSTSRRATADKRVPSRAIRDAQKSEGNKTRATRAGNARAAKSGKSRAGKAVGSSTGRAAGPRTGKAAERRAGKAAERRAAGPRTGKAAGPRTGKAAGPRAAGHRTAPAVAVRDGEAGTAGATKAVDARRTKAAEPRAARRGGVRLARSGEVHGVRAGGVRGTRAGGLRGVRAGEVRGVRAGEVRGTRAGEVRGTRVGEVRGVRPGEVRGTRAGEVRGARAGEVRGTRAGEVRGTRAGEVRGDRAGGVGGARVGTTRAKGGRVAVKTSSTIGPSPPAEPRSPQDPQ is encoded by the coding sequence ATGTCGATCGCGGTCGGGACCGCGTTGACGCTGTTGGCGGGCGGCGGGGCCGCTTGGGGTGACGTCCCGGCCGGAGTTCACGCGCTGAACCACCAGCTCGCGCCGGTCCGCCCCGCCGAACCGCGGGACGAGAAGCCGCTCCGCGTGCTCGGCGTCCCGACCGGCACCACGAACTCGGTGATGGCCAGGACCGGACGTCACCACGGCCCGAACGAGCCGATCACCACGCGGATCGCGCGGGCGTCGGCCGCGGCCGAGGCGGTCGCCGAACGGCTCACCGAGGCCCGCGCCGCGCTCGACACGCTCGTCCGTGCGCAGATCCAGGCCACGGTGACTCTCACGCTGGCCCGGACCTCGACCGAGCAGGCCGAATCCGCCGCCGCGACCTGGACGCGCGAATCGTTCATCGCCCAGGCGAGCCGCCCGGAAGGTCTGGTCGCCGACCCGCGCACCGGAATGCTCGGCCGGCCCACAGCCGTGCTCGACCTCGAAGCGGCCGAAGCGCAACAGCGCACCGCCACCGACGCCGCCGACCGGGCCACCGCCGCCGTGACCGCCCAGCGCGCCCACGTCGCCACGATCCAGCGTGACCTCGACGCCCGGGCCGCCGAACTCCACCGGCTGCGTGCCGCCCGGGCGTCGGCCCTGCTCGAAGCCGATCGTCAACGTGACGCCGTCGAGGCCGCGCTGGCGCGCAAATACCTGCGTGACGCCGACGGGGCCGCCGGAAAAGCCGCGGCCTCAGCGGTGAACTTCGCGCTCGCGCAACGCGGGAAGCCGTACGAGTGGGGCGCCGAAGGACCGGAACGGTTCGACTGCTCGGGCCTGGTGCAGACCGCCTACGCCACCGCGGACGTGACGCTGCCCCGCACCGCCCGGCCGCAGTACCGGATGACCAAGCCGGTCCCGGTGACCGCGCTGCTCCCCGGCGACCTGCTGTTCTTCGCTACCGACCACTCCGACTGGAACACGATCCACCATGTGGGGGTGTACCTCGGCCGTGGGTTGATGGTGCACGCCCCGACAACCGGAGACGTGGTGCGGGTGGCACCGGTCTGGTGGTCGGAGTTCTTCGCCGCGGGGCGCGTCGTGCCCGGGCGGCCCGGCCACTGGTCGCCGGCCGTGGATCTGCGCCCCGACGCCCCGGTGCGGGCCACCGCCCGTCGACCCCGGGTGGTGACTCCGAAAGAGCCGGCGCCGATCGACCCGGCGACGGCCACGCCGATGGTGGAGCAGCCCAAGTCGCCGAGTCCGTCGCCGTCGGAGGTCCCGGCTGACGCTGAGGGGCATACGGCTAGTTCGGGTCGTTCGAAGTTGGCTCGGGTGGATGCGGATGGGTCGGGGTCGGGTTCGGGTCGCACCGCCGCGCGTGGTGGTGCCACCGATCGATCCACGTCTCGACGTGCGACCGCTGACAAGCGGGTTCCGAGCCGGGCGATCCGCGATGCGCAGAAGTCGGAAGGGAACAAGACGCGCGCCACCAGGGCGGGTAATGCGCGGGCGGCAAAGAGCGGTAAGTCGCGGGCGGGCAAAGCTGTTGGGTCGAGCACGGGGAGAGCGGCCGGGCCACGCACGGGGAAAGCAGCCGAGCGGCGAGCGGGGAAAGCGGCCGAGCGGCGAGCGGCCGGGCCGCGTACGGGGAAGGCGGCCGGGCCGCGCACGGGGAAAGCGGCCGGGCCGCGCGCGGCCGGGCACCGCACCGCTCCGGCCGTCGCGGTGCGGGATGGTGAAGCGGGTACTGCAGGTGCCACCAAGGCCGTCGACGCCCGCCGCACCAAGGCAGCCGAGCCGCGCGCTGCTAGGAGGGGCGGGGTTCGTCTGGCTCGGTCCGGCGAGGTTCACGGTGTTCGAGCCGGCGGAGTTCGTGGGACTCGGGCGGGCGGACTCCGTGGCGTTCGAGCCGGCGAGGTTCGCGGTGTCCGAGCCGGTGAAGTTCGCGGCACGCGGGCCGGTGAAGTTCGCGGCACGCGGGTCGGTGAGGTTCGCGGTGTCCGACCCGGCGAGGTTCGAGGCACGCGGGCCGGCGAGGTTCGCGGCGCGCGGGCCGGCGAGGTTCGCGGCACGCGGGCCGGCGAGGTTCGCGGCACGCGGGCCGGCGAGGTTCGCGGCGATCGGGCCGGTGGGGTCGGGGGCGCGCGGGTCGGTACGACTCGGGCGAAGGGTGGCCGGGTGGCAGTGAAGACCTCGTCGACGATCGGGCCGAGCCCACCGGCAGAACCTCGCTCCCCGCAGGATCCGCAGTAG
- a CDS encoding molybdopterin-dependent oxidoreductase, whose product MAALAGIVSAAIAVGVAELVAAFVGPSSSPLTAVAGAVVDRVPRSLEQFGVQTFGSWDKPLLTLVVILVVGGAAALAGVLAQRRIVFGLGVIAAFAVVGALAAIERPDSTSYAVIPTLVGAGAAMLALSPLVRKAIEASTPLDSRRSAGPADVGGAAGSAPGAADAPWLGGGSASRRTFLLLAGGTAGAAVVAGGAGRLLARWRGVSEQRAAIRLPAPASPAPPVPAGAKLDVPGVTPWTTPSADFYRVDTAFVLPQVNPDTYRLRIHGRVRRELTLTYDDLLGLPLVERDITLACVSNEVGGDLTGNARWLGVRLKDLLDRVEPEAGADQLVSRSADGWTCGTPTAACRDGRDAILAVGMNGEPLPIAHGFPVRMVVPGLYGYVSATKWLVDLELSRFSDFDAYWVPRGWSQQAPIKTASRIDTPRGSGKVSGTVTVAGVAWAQRRGVAAVEVRVDGGPWQQATLAASDSVDTWRQWSWQWDTTSAGPGDHALEVRATDTTGVTQSAEPRPPAPNGSEGYHRVDVEVR is encoded by the coding sequence CTGGCCGCGCTGGCCGGGATCGTGTCGGCGGCGATCGCCGTCGGGGTGGCGGAGCTGGTCGCCGCGTTCGTCGGGCCGTCGTCGTCGCCGCTGACCGCGGTGGCCGGCGCGGTCGTCGACCGGGTTCCGCGGTCGCTCGAGCAGTTCGGCGTGCAGACGTTCGGTAGCTGGGACAAACCGCTGCTCACGCTGGTCGTGATCCTCGTGGTCGGGGGTGCGGCCGCGCTGGCGGGCGTCCTGGCTCAGCGTCGTATAGTCTTCGGTTTGGGAGTAATTGCGGCATTTGCAGTAGTTGGGGCGCTCGCGGCGATCGAGCGCCCGGACTCCACCAGCTACGCGGTGATTCCGACGCTGGTGGGGGCGGGCGCCGCGATGCTGGCGCTGTCTCCACTGGTCCGAAAGGCCATCGAGGCGAGCACGCCCCTGGACTCCCGGCGATCTGCGGGGCCGGCCGATGTCGGGGGTGCGGCCGGCTCCGCTCCCGGCGCCGCCGATGCTCCGTGGCTGGGCGGTGGTAGCGCGTCGCGGCGGACGTTCCTGCTGCTCGCCGGGGGTACGGCCGGAGCAGCCGTCGTCGCGGGCGGAGCCGGGCGACTGCTCGCCCGCTGGCGCGGGGTCAGCGAACAGCGCGCCGCGATCCGTCTGCCCGCCCCGGCGTCACCGGCCCCGCCGGTTCCCGCCGGCGCGAAGCTGGACGTGCCCGGCGTCACCCCTTGGACCACGCCGAGCGCCGACTTCTACCGCGTCGACACCGCGTTCGTGCTCCCCCAGGTGAACCCCGACACCTACCGGCTACGCATCCACGGCCGCGTCCGGCGCGAGCTCACGCTCACCTACGACGACCTGCTCGGCCTGCCGCTCGTCGAGCGCGACATCACGCTGGCCTGCGTCTCCAACGAGGTCGGCGGCGACCTCACCGGGAACGCCCGCTGGCTCGGCGTCCGGCTGAAGGACCTGTTGGACCGGGTGGAGCCGGAGGCGGGCGCCGACCAGCTCGTCAGTCGCTCCGCCGACGGCTGGACCTGTGGCACCCCGACCGCGGCCTGCCGCGACGGACGGGACGCGATCCTGGCCGTCGGCATGAACGGCGAACCGCTGCCGATCGCGCACGGCTTCCCGGTGCGGATGGTCGTGCCGGGCCTGTACGGCTACGTGAGCGCCACCAAGTGGCTGGTCGACCTGGAGCTCTCCCGGTTCAGCGACTTCGACGCGTACTGGGTGCCGCGCGGCTGGTCGCAGCAGGCGCCGATCAAGACCGCCTCCCGCATCGACACGCCGCGCGGGTCCGGGAAGGTCTCCGGCACGGTCACGGTGGCCGGGGTGGCCTGGGCGCAGCGCCGAGGCGTCGCCGCGGTCGAGGTCCGGGTCGACGGCGGCCCCTGGCAGCAGGCCACGCTCGCGGCGTCGGACTCGGTCGACACCTGGCGCCAGTGGAGCTGGCAGTGGGACACCACGTCCGCGGGCCCCGGCGACCACGCGCTCGAGGTACGCGCCACCGACACCACCGGTGTGACCCAGTCCGCCGAGCCCCGGCCCCCCGCTCCGAACGGCTCCGAGGGCTACCACCGCGTCGACGTCGAAGTGCGCTGA
- the mqnC gene encoding cyclic dehypoxanthinyl futalosine synthase, with protein sequence MTGNAATAEILQRAADGGRISPEEALLLYTEAPLHALGQAADTVRRRLYGDVAHVATYIIDRNINYTNVCVTACKFCAFYRAPKHKEGWSHDLEEILRRCDEAVKLGATQIMLQGGHHPEYGVEYYETVFGAIRREFPSLTLHSLGASEVMHMSKVSKVSIEESITRIHAAGLDSFAGAGAEILVERPRKAIAPLKESGERWLEVMETAHNLGVESTATFMMGTGETNAERIEHMRMVRDVQDRTGGFRSFIPWTYQPENNHLKGRTQATSLEYLRLVAVARLFFDNVRHLQGSWLTTGKDIGQLTLHYGADDLGSVMLEENVVSSAGAKHRSNRTELISLMRSAGRTPAQRDTLYNHILVHDDPANDPSDDHIVSHFASIALPGGGVGRNLPLVEAS encoded by the coding sequence GTGACCGGAAACGCTGCCACAGCCGAAATCCTCCAGCGCGCCGCCGACGGCGGCCGGATCTCGCCGGAGGAGGCGTTGCTGCTCTACACCGAGGCGCCACTGCACGCGCTCGGTCAGGCCGCCGACACGGTCCGGCGCCGGCTGTACGGCGACGTGGCCCACGTCGCGACCTACATCATCGACCGCAACATCAACTACACGAACGTCTGCGTCACCGCGTGCAAGTTCTGCGCGTTCTACCGCGCGCCGAAGCACAAGGAGGGCTGGTCGCACGATCTCGAGGAGATCCTGCGCCGCTGCGACGAGGCGGTGAAGCTCGGCGCGACGCAGATCATGCTCCAGGGTGGGCACCACCCGGAGTACGGCGTCGAGTACTACGAGACGGTTTTCGGCGCGATCCGGCGCGAGTTCCCGTCGCTGACGTTGCACTCGCTCGGCGCGTCCGAGGTCATGCACATGTCGAAGGTCTCGAAGGTCAGCATCGAGGAGTCGATCACCCGCATCCACGCGGCCGGTCTCGACTCGTTCGCCGGTGCCGGCGCGGAGATCCTGGTCGAGCGCCCGCGTAAGGCCATCGCGCCGCTGAAGGAGTCCGGCGAGCGCTGGCTCGAGGTGATGGAGACCGCGCACAACCTGGGCGTCGAGTCCACCGCGACGTTCATGATGGGCACCGGCGAGACCAACGCCGAGCGCATCGAGCACATGCGAATGGTCCGCGACGTGCAGGACCGCACCGGTGGGTTCCGGTCGTTCATCCCGTGGACCTACCAGCCGGAGAACAACCACCTGAAGGGGCGCACCCAGGCCACCAGCCTGGAGTACTTGCGCCTGGTCGCGGTGGCCCGGCTGTTCTTCGACAACGTCAGGCACCTGCAGGGCTCGTGGCTGACGACCGGCAAGGACATCGGCCAGCTGACGCTGCACTACGGCGCCGACGACCTGGGCTCGGTCATGCTCGAGGAGAACGTGGTCTCGAGCGCGGGCGCGAAGCACCGGTCCAACCGCACCGAGCTCATCTCGCTGATGCGCAGCGCGGGCCGCACGCCGGCTCAGCGCGACACGCTCTACAACCACATCCTCGTGCACGACGACCCGGCGAACGACCCGAGCGACGACCACATCGTGTCGCACTTCGCGTCGATCGCCCTGCCCGGCGGCGGAGTCGGGCGCAACCTTCCGCTGGTGGAAGCCAGCTGA
- a CDS encoding DUF4229 domain-containing protein produces MRLHPGFLYTTARAMVFAACALVLFVIGFRSWMLVFGALLLSAPLSFFLLRKQREAFAQRVEGRMSKRQTEKAKLRAALAGDEDQP; encoded by the coding sequence ATGCGCCTGCACCCGGGTTTTCTGTACACGACCGCGCGGGCCATGGTGTTCGCCGCGTGCGCGCTCGTGCTGTTCGTGATCGGGTTCCGGTCCTGGATGCTGGTGTTCGGAGCGCTGCTGCTCTCCGCCCCGCTGTCGTTCTTCCTGCTGCGCAAGCAGCGGGAAGCCTTCGCCCAGCGGGTCGAGGGGCGGATGAGCAAGCGTCAGACCGAGAAGGCCAAGCTGCGCGCCGCCCTGGCCGGCGACGAGGACCAGCCCTAA
- a CDS encoding HelD family protein: MTSLETELVREVAHLETSRAALKAMRERTEALTRSDVAGDEFSAEALARALARRMESLLDDGTTPLFFGRLDFDGEPYAGETFHVGRRHITDAAGDPLVVDWRAPVSTAFYRAGAHDPRGVRQRRRFGFSGGRLTSFEDEHLIAGEESGLGSRLLTEEIERPRVGPMRDIVATIQPDQDVLVRADLETSLCVQGAPGTGKTAVGLHRAAYLLYAYRERLSRAGVLVVGPNAAFLRYIAEVLPALGEIDVSQRTVADLVARVPVKAEDTPEALAVKGDARMAAVLAASLAGALREPDAPLVHAEPGARLRLGPGELGEIVAEARSSYLGGVPYSTARERVAHRVAERFRRQVERRGGTPTDAWVTRVARSRGMKTWLESVWPAADPSAMVARLLGDRSLLERAAADVLTPAEQDTIAWPSVPRRPRWTAADAVLIDEAAGLLERVPGFGHVIVDEAQDLTPMQARAIARRSPHGSLTVLGDLAQGTAVGGAHDWPTLLEHLAKPATVVTPLTTGYRMPAEIVEFANRLLPVLGADVAPARSIRRTVGALHVRPVADPVAEAVAEVRAAVAEPGSVAVISADATSARVGRALAALADEDAVTLLPASLAKGLEFDTVVVIEPAAIVAAEPRGLNRLYVVLTRAVSRLTILHSEPLPAPLA; the protein is encoded by the coding sequence ATGACGTCGTTGGAAACCGAACTCGTACGGGAAGTCGCGCACCTGGAGACGTCGCGGGCGGCGCTCAAGGCCATGCGCGAGCGCACCGAGGCGCTGACCCGGTCGGACGTGGCCGGTGACGAGTTCTCCGCCGAGGCGCTCGCGCGTGCGCTCGCCCGCCGGATGGAGTCGCTGCTCGACGACGGGACGACCCCGCTGTTCTTCGGCCGGCTCGACTTCGACGGCGAGCCGTACGCGGGCGAAACGTTCCACGTGGGGCGTCGGCACATCACCGACGCGGCCGGCGACCCGCTCGTCGTGGACTGGCGCGCCCCCGTGTCGACCGCGTTCTACCGGGCGGGCGCGCACGATCCGCGCGGGGTGCGCCAGCGGCGGCGCTTCGGGTTCTCCGGCGGCCGGCTGACCTCGTTCGAGGACGAGCACCTGATCGCAGGCGAAGAGTCGGGGCTCGGGTCGCGGCTGCTCACCGAGGAGATCGAGCGGCCGCGGGTGGGGCCGATGCGTGACATCGTGGCGACGATCCAGCCCGACCAGGACGTGCTGGTCCGCGCCGACCTGGAGACCAGCCTTTGCGTGCAGGGTGCGCCGGGCACCGGCAAGACCGCGGTCGGGCTGCACCGTGCCGCGTACCTGCTCTACGCCTACCGGGAGCGGTTGAGCCGGGCCGGGGTGCTGGTGGTGGGCCCGAACGCGGCATTCCTGCGCTACATCGCGGAGGTGCTGCCCGCGCTCGGTGAGATCGACGTCTCGCAGCGCACGGTGGCCGACCTGGTGGCGCGGGTGCCGGTGAAGGCGGAGGACACGCCGGAGGCGCTGGCGGTGAAGGGCGACGCGCGGATGGCCGCGGTGCTCGCCGCGAGCCTGGCGGGCGCGTTGCGTGAGCCCGACGCGCCGCTGGTGCACGCCGAGCCGGGAGCGCGGCTGCGGCTGGGGCCGGGCGAGTTGGGCGAGATCGTCGCCGAAGCGCGTTCCTCGTACCTGGGTGGGGTGCCGTACTCGACGGCGCGGGAGCGGGTCGCGCACCGGGTGGCGGAACGGTTCCGGCGGCAGGTGGAGCGCCGGGGCGGGACGCCGACCGACGCGTGGGTCACCCGGGTGGCGCGGTCACGCGGGATGAAGACCTGGCTGGAGTCGGTGTGGCCGGCAGCGGACCCGTCGGCGATGGTCGCGCGCCTGCTCGGGGACCGGTCGCTGCTCGAGCGGGCCGCCGCCGACGTCCTGACGCCGGCCGAACAGGACACGATCGCGTGGCCGTCGGTGCCGCGCCGGCCCCGGTGGACCGCCGCGGACGCGGTGCTCATCGACGAGGCGGCCGGGCTGCTCGAGCGGGTGCCGGGATTCGGGCACGTGATCGTGGACGAGGCGCAGGACCTGACGCCGATGCAGGCGCGGGCGATCGCCAGGCGATCACCCCACGGTTCGCTCACCGTGCTCGGCGACCTCGCGCAGGGCACCGCGGTCGGCGGCGCCCACGACTGGCCGACGCTGCTGGAACACCTGGCCAAGCCGGCGACGGTCGTCACGCCCCTCACGACCGGGTACCGGATGCCGGCCGAGATCGTCGAGTTCGCGAACCGGCTGCTGCCGGTGCTGGGAGCCGACGTGGCACCGGCCCGATCGATCCGGCGCACCGTCGGGGCGCTGCACGTTCGTCCGGTGGCGGATCCGGTGGCGGAAGCCGTGGCGGAGGTCCGCGCCGCCGTCGCCGAGCCCGGCTCCGTAGCCGTGATTTCGGCCGACGCCACGAGCGCGCGCGTCGGCCGGGCCCTCGCCGCTCTCGCCGACGAGGACGCCGTCACGCTGCTGCCCGCGAGCCTGGCAAAAGGGCTGGAGTTCGACACGGTCGTGGTGATCGAACCGGCGGCGATCGTGGCCGCCGAGCCCCGCGGCCTCAACCGCCTCTACGTCGTGCTGACCCGGGCGGTGTCCCGGCTCACGATCCTGCACAGCGAGCCGCTACCGGCACCGCTGGCTTAG